Proteins encoded together in one Lathyrus oleraceus cultivar Zhongwan6 chromosome 5, CAAS_Psat_ZW6_1.0, whole genome shotgun sequence window:
- the LOC127084114 gene encoding pentatricopeptide repeat-containing protein At4g08210: MDLNQIQFALRCCLRLRAIQNAKSIHSYIIKSGHFNHVFLLNNMISVYAKCYSFNDARNLFDEMPHRNIISWTTMVSAFTNSGRPREALMLYNEMLESKTEQPNQFMYSAVLKTCGLVGNVELGKLVHQYIFQSKLDVDTVLMNALLDMYVKCGSLREAQQVFYEIPYKNATSWNTLILGHAKLGLIGDAMKLFDKMPEADIVSWNSIIAGLVDNDSTHALQFVSMMHVKGLKLDEFTLPNALKACGLGGELMLGRQIHCYIIKLGLESSCYCISTLIDMYSNCKFLGEAVTIFDQFFGSSPVSESLALWNSMLSGYVANGDYAKALSMISHMHHSGVLFDFHTFSIALKICIYFDNSNLASEVHGLVITSGYELDFVVGSILIDLYSKRGNIDNALRLFERLPDKDVVAWSSLIAGCASFGSDKLAFSLFMDMIHLGLQVDHFVISIVLKACSSMASHQRGKQVHTLCIKKGYESERVITTALIDMYAKCGDIEDGLALFGCLSEIDTMSWTGIIVGCAQNGRANEAIGLLLKMIESGTKPNKITILGVLTACRHAGLVEEAWAVFNSIETKHGLIPCQEHYNCMVDILGQAGRFEEAGKLISEMPFKPDKTLWSSLLGACGTYKNRHLANIVAEHLLATSPEDVSVYIMLSNVYASLGMWDSLSKVREAVKKIGKKGAGKSWIEISS, from the coding sequence ATGGATTTAAACCAAATCCAATTCGCTTTGCGTTGTTGCTTACGCTTACGAGCAATTCAAAATGCTAAATCAATCCATTCTTACATAATTAAATCCGGCCATTTTAATCACGTTTTTCTCTTAAATAACATGATCTCTGTTTATGCCAAGTGTTACAGTTTCAATGATGCACGTAACCTGTTCGACGAAATGCCTCATAGAAACATAATTTCTTGGACAACAATGGTCTCTGCATTCACCAATTCTGGCAGGCCCCGCGAAGCTCTAATGCTCTATAACGAGATGTTAGAATCCAAAACAGAACAGCCCAATCAGTTCATGTACTCCGCGGTTCTCAAAACGTGTGGCCTAGTGGGGAATGTTGAATTGGGTAAGTTGGTTCATCAGTATATATTTCAATCTAAGTTGGATGTTGATACTGTTCTGATGAATGCCCTCTTGGACATGTATGTCAAATGTGGGAGTTTGAGGGAAGCTCAACAAGTTTTCTATGAAATCCCGTATAAAAATGCTACGTCGTGGAATACTCTCATTCTGGGACATGCTAAACTAGGTTTAATAGGCGATGCGATGAAACTTTTTGATAAAATGCCGGAAGCGGATATTGTATCTTGGAATAGTATTATTGCTGGCCTTGTAGATAATGATAGTACCCATGCATTGCAATTTGTTTCTATGATGCACGTGAAAGGCCTTAAACTGGATGAATTCACATTACCAAATGCTCTCAAAGCTTGTGGTCTTGGTGGTGAGTTAATGCTAGGGAGGCAGATTCATTGTTATATTATTAAGTTGGGGCTTGAGTCTAGCTGCTATTGTATATCGACATTGATTGATATGTATTCAAATTGCAAGTTTTTGGGTGAAGCAGTGACGATTTTTGATCAATTCTTTGGGAGCTCTCCGGTTTCTGAAAGCTTGGCGCTTTGGAATTCTATGCTTTCTGGGTACGTTGCCAATGGAGATTATGCTAAGGCTCTCAGTATGATTTCTCATATGCATCATTCTGGTGTACTCTTTGATTTTCATACCTTTAGTATTGCTTTAAAGATATGCATTTACTTCGATAACTCAAATTTGGCTTCTGAAGTACACGGATTGGTCATCACTAGTGGCTATGAGTTAGATTTTGTTGTGGGGAGCATTCTTATTGATCTGTATTCAAAACGGGGCAATATTGACAATGCATTAAGACTGTTTGAGAGGTTGCCGGATAAAGATGTTGTGGCTTGGTCTAGTTTGATTGCCGGTTGCGCTAGCTTCGGTTCAGATAAGTTAGCTTTTTCCCTTTTCATGGATATGATTCATTTGGGTCTTCAGGTTGACCATTTTGTCATCTCAATTGTTCTGAAAGCCTGTTCAAGTATGGCATCTCACCAACGTGGCAAGCAAGTTCACACTTTATGTATTAAGAAGGGGTATGAATCAGAGAGAGTAATTACAACTGCTTTAATTGATATGTATGCAAAATGTGGTGACATCGAGGATGGCTTAGCTTTGTTTGGTTGTCTGTCAGAAATCGATACCATGAGTTGGACAGGTATAATTGTGGGATGTGCACAAAATGGAAGAGCTAACGAGGCAATTGGTCTTCTGCTTAAGATGATAGAATCTGGTACAAAGCCAAACAAAATCACCATTCTAGGTGTTCTTACTGCTTGTAGGCATGCTGGCCTAGTTGAAGAGGCATGGGCTGTGTTTAATTCTATTGAAACAAAACATGGATTGATACCATGCCAAGAACATTACAATTGTATGGTCGATATACTTGGTCAAGCTGGACGTTTTGAAGAAGCAGGAAAATTGATTAGTGAAATGCCATTTAAGCCCGACAAAACTTTATGGTCTTCCTTGCTTGGTGCCTGTGGAACTTACAAGAACCGACATCTTGCAAACATTGTTGCTGAGCATCTCCTTGCTACCTCGCCAGAAGATGTTTCTGTATACATAATGCTGTCAAATGTTTATGCATCTCTTGGAATGTGGGATAGTTTAAGCAAAGTCAGAGAAGCTGTCAAAAAAATAGGCAAAAAAGGAGCTGGAAAAAGCTGGATTGAGATCTCAAGTTGA